One genomic window of Terriglobia bacterium includes the following:
- a CDS encoding isoprenylcysteine carboxylmethyltransferase family protein encodes MSKARGFFGAIIGLYFIIALEVLIMISPFAAFFYAAFNPVLLFLAQWPATRWLAAFFLPHMVLPPGLFLRTVRVAGSVLFVGGMVVFLVCAGQVYFHKLLRRGPALGGLYTWIRHPQYMALALTGLGLAVLWPRFLTIVLWTVMVGLYGLLARDEERRMVSQFGDEYREYMTRTGRFLPRGLEQAVDRLPFLRRPLFRSLLGFVFLAVVAVGGAFVLRAYTISRLPLWSEGRVTAMAILPGDSVMLEHRMADVLELPEVKSRLDQLSGPILVYLVPRQYVMQGMIADTGPEWRLYEHHQTLAMIADWILHPFRHLEGGHGMMHHDMEGMPASNVAPGGIVRRLIFLRSDSSRPASTPSALFGINGTRVPQFFADVDIHNLVLLDIHPLGPGTGWGRVPTPMF; translated from the coding sequence TTGAGCAAGGCTCGCGGTTTCTTCGGCGCGATCATCGGCCTGTACTTCATCATCGCGCTCGAGGTGCTGATCATGATCAGCCCCTTTGCCGCGTTCTTCTACGCGGCCTTCAACCCCGTCCTCCTCTTCCTCGCCCAGTGGCCGGCGACGCGCTGGCTGGCGGCCTTCTTCCTGCCCCACATGGTCCTCCCGCCCGGGCTCTTCCTCCGGACCGTCCGGGTCGCCGGCTCCGTCCTCTTCGTGGGCGGGATGGTCGTCTTCCTGGTCTGCGCCGGGCAGGTGTACTTCCACAAGCTCCTCCGCCGCGGGCCGGCACTCGGTGGACTCTACACGTGGATCCGCCACCCGCAGTACATGGCTCTGGCATTGACCGGGCTGGGACTGGCCGTCCTCTGGCCGCGGTTCTTGACGATCGTCCTGTGGACCGTGATGGTCGGACTCTACGGCCTGCTCGCCCGGGACGAGGAGCGGCGGATGGTGAGTCAGTTCGGCGATGAGTACCGGGAGTACATGACCCGGACCGGCAGGTTCCTCCCGCGAGGGCTGGAGCAGGCCGTGGATCGCCTTCCGTTCCTGAGACGACCGCTGTTCCGATCGCTACTCGGGTTCGTGTTCCTGGCCGTCGTGGCCGTCGGGGGTGCCTTCGTCCTGCGCGCCTACACGATCTCACGGCTACCGCTGTGGTCGGAGGGACGAGTCACGGCGATGGCCATCCTGCCGGGCGACTCCGTCATGCTCGAGCACCGGATGGCCGACGTCCTCGAACTCCCCGAGGTGAAGTCCCGGCTCGACCAGCTGTCCGGGCCCATCCTCGTCTACCTCGTTCCCCGGCAGTACGTGATGCAAGGGATGATCGCGGACACCGGTCCTGAGTGGCGTCTCTACGAGCACCACCAGACGCTCGCGATGATCGCCGACTGGATCCTTCATCCCTTCCGGCACCTCGAGGGTGGCCACGGGATGATGCACCACGACATGGAGGGAATGCCGGCCTCGAACGTCGCCCCCGGTGGTATCGTCCGCCGACTCATCTTCTTGCGCAGCGATTCCTCTCGACCGGCGAGCACGCCGAGCGCCCTGTTCGGCATCAACGGGACTCGCGTGCCGCAGTTCTTCGCCGACGTGGACATCCACAACCTCGTCCTGCTGGACATCCACCCCCTGGGCCCGGGAACGGGGTGGGGTCGCGTCCCGACGCCGATGTTCTAG
- the chrA gene encoding chromate efflux transporter, with amino-acid sequence MTAPPTLGQLFLGFLRVGATAFGGPAMVVVIRRLAVERRRWLAGDAFDDGVALCQVIPGATAMQTAAYVGLRARGVAGAAAAFVAFGLPSFVVMLTLSAMYSRAHGLPVVVSAFSGLRAVIVGLMANAAVSFGGSSLRQWSHVAIATLAAALFGVGSNPILVILLAAVAGWALLRSPEPKPVGADVPLPLPSTTRTAAFVLGAAAMGLVALALADRQLAALVALMCRVDLFAFGGGFASVPLMHHEVVDVRHWLAGSTFLDGIALGQVTPGPIVITATFVGHQLGGLIGGALATVGVFLPSFLLVVAAAPYFDRLKRSPAFTRLVSGVLCSFVGLLLTVTVQLAHDVGWTWAHGLLGAAAFVALRLEVDVLWVVAGGTILSVVLCH; translated from the coding sequence ATGACGGCGCCCCCCACGCTGGGCCAGCTGTTTCTGGGATTCCTCCGAGTGGGCGCGACGGCGTTCGGGGGCCCTGCCATGGTCGTGGTCATCCGTCGGCTGGCCGTCGAGCGGAGACGATGGCTGGCTGGCGACGCGTTCGACGACGGCGTGGCGCTCTGCCAGGTGATCCCCGGTGCGACCGCGATGCAGACCGCGGCCTACGTCGGCCTGCGAGCACGGGGCGTGGCGGGCGCCGCCGCTGCCTTCGTGGCGTTCGGCCTGCCGTCGTTCGTCGTCATGCTGACGTTATCGGCGATGTACTCACGGGCGCACGGGCTACCGGTCGTCGTCTCCGCCTTCAGCGGTTTGCGGGCGGTCATCGTGGGCCTGATGGCCAATGCGGCGGTGTCGTTCGGCGGAAGCTCGCTACGCCAGTGGTCGCATGTCGCCATCGCCACGCTGGCGGCGGCACTCTTCGGCGTGGGCTCGAATCCCATCCTCGTCATCCTGCTGGCCGCCGTGGCGGGGTGGGCCCTGCTTCGATCGCCGGAGCCGAAACCAGTCGGCGCGGACGTTCCGTTACCCCTACCGTCCACGACCAGAACGGCAGCGTTCGTCCTGGGCGCGGCCGCGATGGGCCTCGTGGCTTTGGCGCTGGCCGACCGGCAGTTGGCGGCGCTGGTCGCGCTGATGTGCCGTGTTGATCTGTTCGCCTTCGGGGGCGGATTCGCCTCGGTGCCGCTCATGCACCACGAAGTGGTCGACGTTCGCCACTGGCTGGCCGGCTCGACGTTCCTCGACGGCATCGCGCTCGGCCAGGTGACGCCGGGCCCGATCGTCATTACCGCCACCTTCGTGGGTCATCAGCTGGGCGGGCTGATCGGTGGCGCGCTCGCGACGGTCGGCGTGTTCCTGCCGTCGTTCCTGTTGGTCGTGGCAGCGGCGCCGTATTTCGATCGCTTGAAGCGGTCCCCCGCGTTCACTCGACTCGTCAGCGGCGTCCTCTGCTCGTTCGTGGGGCTGTTGCTGACGGTCACCGTCCAGCTCGCACACGACGTCGGTTGGACGTGGGCGCATGGGCTCCTGGGCGCTGCCGCGTTCGTCGCCTTGCGCCTCGAGGTGGACGTTCTGTGGGTCGTCGCCGGCGGGACCATCCTGTCGGTCGTCCTCTGCCACTGA
- a CDS encoding cation:proton antiporter, translated as MELFEGMLLAALIFLASVVSLELGLSAAIIELVLGVLGGNLLGLKQLEWIKYIAGFGGILLTFMAGAEVDLGVMRSKAKESLLIGGVSFLAPFAGTVLLCRYALGWGWKPAELAGIALSTTSLAVVYAVLVETGLAETGIGKLIMAATFVTDFGTSAGLSLLFLRPHLHTLWFALVSIGIIALAPVVAPWFFRRYGGRVIEPEIKLLFLLLLTLMYMAHFGDSHAILPAFLLGFVMSPIFRGNRELQRKLRVVAFAFITPVFFLNGGMNISLPLLWANIGLFLILLAVKLATKFVGVYPVSRAFIPREATYATLLMSTGLTMGTISSVFGYQQGIINQAQFSVLVAVVVTSAILPTFLAQRFFHPHHAFEAFGGEVEPELLDAGMKGGAQEEDRRP; from the coding sequence ATGGAACTCTTCGAAGGGATGTTGCTCGCGGCCCTGATCTTCCTTGCAAGCGTGGTTTCCCTCGAGCTGGGACTCTCCGCCGCAATCATCGAGCTCGTGCTCGGCGTCCTTGGGGGGAATCTCCTCGGACTGAAGCAGCTCGAGTGGATCAAGTACATCGCCGGCTTCGGCGGGATCCTCCTGACGTTCATGGCGGGTGCCGAGGTCGATCTCGGCGTGATGCGCTCCAAGGCCAAGGAGAGCCTGCTGATCGGGGGGGTCTCGTTTCTCGCGCCTTTCGCCGGGACCGTGCTCCTGTGCCGTTACGCGTTGGGCTGGGGCTGGAAGCCCGCGGAGCTGGCCGGCATCGCGCTGAGCACGACGTCGCTCGCCGTCGTGTACGCGGTCCTGGTCGAGACGGGGCTCGCCGAGACCGGGATCGGGAAGCTCATCATGGCCGCCACCTTCGTGACGGACTTCGGGACCTCCGCGGGCCTCTCGCTCCTCTTCCTCCGTCCCCACCTGCACACGCTCTGGTTCGCGCTGGTCTCGATCGGGATCATCGCGCTGGCGCCCGTCGTGGCCCCGTGGTTCTTCCGGCGCTACGGCGGCCGGGTCATCGAGCCGGAGATCAAGCTCCTGTTCCTCTTGCTGCTCACCCTCATGTACATGGCCCACTTCGGCGATTCGCACGCGATCCTGCCGGCCTTCCTGCTCGGCTTCGTGATGTCCCCGATCTTCCGCGGCAACCGCGAGCTGCAGCGGAAGCTGCGGGTCGTGGCCTTCGCGTTCATCACCCCGGTCTTCTTCCTGAACGGGGGGATGAACATCTCGCTCCCGCTGTTGTGGGCCAACATCGGCCTCTTCCTGATCCTGCTGGCGGTCAAGCTGGCCACCAAGTTCGTCGGCGTGTATCCCGTCTCGAGGGCGTTCATCCCGCGGGAGGCGACCTACGCGACCCTGCTGATGAGCACGGGCTTGACCATGGGGACGATCAGCTCGGTGTTCGGATATCAGCAGGGAATCATCAACCAGGCGCAGTTCTCGGTCCTCGTGGCGGTCGTCGTGACGAGCGCCATCCTCCCAACGTTCCTGGCCCAGAGGTTCTTCCATCCTCACCATGCGTTCGAGGCCTTCGGCGGCGAAGTCGAGCCGGAGCTCCTCGATGCGGGGATGAAGGGCGGGGCCCAAGAGGAAGACCGTCGGCCGTGA
- a CDS encoding retroviral-like aspartic protease family protein, whose protein sequence is MPKKTLRKFVLIPITREKSRHITVVARLAGRAARFIVDTGAGGTIVDSKAASKFKLEFSSVSRKGHGVGSAAMRMNRVAKHDLTLSKLDLSDTKLLTLDLSHVNSGLKHAEVEPVVGVLGADVLWRRHAVIDYARGFLLLST, encoded by the coding sequence ATGCCGAAGAAGACCCTCCGAAAGTTCGTGCTGATTCCCATCACTCGGGAGAAGAGCCGCCACATCACGGTCGTCGCCCGCCTGGCCGGCCGCGCCGCACGTTTCATCGTCGACACCGGAGCGGGTGGCACGATCGTCGATTCCAAAGCCGCATCGAAGTTCAAGCTCGAGTTCTCGTCGGTTTCGCGCAAAGGTCACGGCGTAGGCTCGGCGGCGATGCGGATGAACCGCGTGGCCAAGCATGATCTGACGCTCTCCAAGCTCGATCTTTCGGACACGAAGTTGCTCACCCTGGACCTGTCGCACGTCAACAGCGGATTGAAGCACGCCGAGGTCGAGCCGGTGGTCGGGGTCCTTGGCGCGGACGTCCTGTGGCGCCGCCATGCGGTCATCGATTACGCCAGGGGCTTCCTGCTCCTTTCGACCTAG
- a CDS encoding methyltransferase domain-containing protein: MSDRPNDPLAGGSRSVSFFERQFQRQVREREFTLNPFEILALDHVTGETLDLGCGLGNLTLEVARRGCRVVAVDGSPTALAHIQEVAEEESLPVETVLADLGTFRIARDFDTVVAIGLLMFFRRERALKLLSHIQERVRPRGRAVVNVLVEGTTFLDMFDPENYYLFGSDELRERFAGWDILVWRAETYPAPSGTVKEFTTVIAEKREPEPGRAGPTAREP; the protein is encoded by the coding sequence ATGTCGGACCGACCCAACGACCCGTTGGCCGGCGGTTCTCGCTCGGTGAGCTTCTTCGAGAGACAGTTTCAGCGTCAGGTGCGAGAACGGGAGTTCACCCTCAATCCGTTCGAGATCCTGGCCCTCGACCACGTGACCGGCGAGACTCTCGACCTCGGTTGCGGACTGGGTAACTTGACCCTGGAGGTGGCAAGACGGGGATGTCGGGTCGTGGCCGTGGATGGGAGCCCGACGGCCCTGGCGCATATCCAAGAGGTCGCCGAGGAGGAGTCGCTCCCCGTCGAGACCGTCCTCGCGGATCTTGGAACGTTCAGGATCGCCCGCGACTTCGACACGGTCGTCGCCATCGGGCTGCTCATGTTCTTCCGACGTGAACGAGCGCTGAAGCTGCTGAGCCACATCCAGGAGCGCGTTCGTCCTCGCGGCCGGGCCGTGGTGAACGTTCTCGTCGAGGGAACGACCTTCCTGGACATGTTCGATCCCGAGAACTACTACCTGTTCGGGAGCGACGAGCTGCGCGAGCGCTTCGCGGGCTGGGACATCCTCGTCTGGCGCGCGGAGACGTACCCGGCCCCGAGCGGCACGGTCAAGGAGTTCACCACCGTGATCGCGGAGAAGCGGGAGCCGGAGCCGGGGCGGGCGGGTCCGACCGCGAGGGAACCGTGA